In Solanum pennellii chromosome 3, SPENNV200, a single window of DNA contains:
- the LOC107013752 gene encoding (+)-neomenthol dehydrogenase, translating into MASRHESQVFSSLPKTSRWWSKETVAIVTGGNKGIGFALVKRMAELGLTVILTARDNARGMEALESLKQLGLHLYYHHLDVSDISSIQLFTSWFTNNFTALDILVNNAAVSFKDIEENSVEHAETVICTNFYGPKRLIQQLYPTFRSSSTVTRILNISSRLGLLSKLRNEELKSMLLDEENLSEKQIDGLVKLFLQHVKNGTWKSNGWPELWTDYAVSKLALNAYSKVLARKYKGKGISVNCYCPGFTQTSMTGGKGKYTPQDAAEIGVNLALLPPQHLPTGMFYLGSNPPNTYSKL; encoded by the exons atggcatcaagacatgaatcACAAGTATTTTCTTCCCTTCCGAAAACCTCCAG ATGGTGGTCGAAAGAGACAGTGGCAATAGTGACAGGTGGAAACAAAGGCATTGGTTTTGCGTTAGTGAAAAGAATGGCTGAGTTGGGATTAACAGTGATATTAACAGCTAGAGATAATGCAAGAGGAATGGAAGCACTTGAATCCCTAAAGCAATTAGGGTTGCATCTCTATTATCATCACCTTGATGTTTCTGATATTTCATCCATTCAACTATTTACTTCATGGTTCACCAACAATTTCACTGCATTAGATATATTG GTAAATAATGCAGCTGTATCATTCAAGGATATCGAGGAGAACTCAGTGGAGCATGCAGAGACAGTAATATGCACAAATTTTTATGGTCCCAAACGACTTATTCAACAACTCTACCCCACCTTTCGTTCTTCTTCCACTGTCACTCGAATTCTTAATATTAGCTCCAGACTTGGACTTCTAAGT AAGCTGAGAAATGAAGAACTAAAAAGTATGCTATTGGATGAAGAAAACTTATCTGAAAAACAGATTGATGGATTAGTGAAGTTATTTTTACAACATGTTAAAAATGGGACATGGAAAAGCAATGGTTGGCCAGAATTATGGACTGATTATGCAGTATCAAAGCTTGCATTAAATGCATACTCTAAAGTGTTGGCTAGAAAGTATAAAGGAAAGGGTATAAGTGTGAATTGTTATTGTCCTGGATTTACACAGACTTCAATGACTGGTGGTAAAGGCAAGTACACTCCACAAGATGCAGCTGAGATAGGAGTAAATTTGGCTTTGCTACCACCACAACATCTTCCAACAGGAATGTTTTATCTAGGCTCTAATCCTCCAAACACTTACTCCAAGCTTTAA
- the LOC107014123 gene encoding transcription factor MYB35 has translation MGRPPCCDKANVKRGPWTAEEDAKILAYVATHGIGNWTLVPQKAGLNRCGKSCRLRWTNYLRPDLKHDNFTPQEEDCILELHKTIGSRWSLIAKQLPGRTDNDVKNYWNTKLKKKLVNMGIDPVTHKPFAQVFAEYGKISGLPTTNHIQFSNNNINIFSNETTTPHHHLQQNYSTQIYTRETLQTLCFTEQSHLPSSSSTSWNDDFILGDPLTSGTFLSNHPVEQPTCSPAMDSFVDTILARDKQMLMDFPPLLDVYLDY, from the exons ATGGGACGTCCTCCTTGCTGTGACAAAGCAAATGTGAAAAGAGGGCCTTGGACTGCTGAGGAAGATGCAAAAATCCTTGCTTATGTAGCCACTCATGGAATTGGCAACTGGACATTGGTCCCTCAAAAAGCAG GTCTGAATAGGTGTGGAAAAAGCTGTAGGCTGAGATGGACCAATTATCTGCGTCCCGATCTTAAGCATGACAACTTCACACCTCAAGAAGAAGACTGCATCCTTGAGCTTCACAAAACCATAGGTAGCAG GTGGTCTTTAATAGCGAAACAATTACCAGGGAGAACAGACAATGATGTCAAAAATTACTGGAATACAAAGCTCAAGAAAAAGCTAGTGAACATGGGAATTGATCCTGTAACACATAAACCATTTGCTCAGGTCTTTGCTGAGTATGGTAAAATTAGTGGTCTCCCTACAACTAATCATATCCAATTctccaacaataatatcaatatcTTCTCAAATGAAACTACTACTCCACATCATCACTTGCAACAAAACTATTCCACTCAAATCTACACAAGGGAGACTCTACAAACACTTTGTTTTACTGAACAATCTCACCTTCCATCTTCTTCCTCAACGTCTTGGAATGACGACTTTATACTTGGAGACCCTTTAACATCCGGGACATTTTTGTCAAACCATCCTGTTGAACAACCCACTTGTTCCCCTGCAATGGATTCATTCGTGGACACTATCTTGGCTCGCGACAAGCAAATGCTAATGGATTTTCCACCACTTCTAGATGTCTACCTCGATTATTGA